Within the Corynebacterium sp. sy039 genome, the region GTTATTTTGGTTGCCACATGAAGTGATATTACTCTTGATTATTTTCTGCTTTTTCCGCTTTACGACGAGCAAAAAACTGTTTCGCCATACCATAAATACCAGGTGTGATTGACAAGAATACAATGACCAAGAAAATGGCCTCGATATTATCACGTACGAAATCATAATTACCGAGCCATGCGCCAAGTAACGTAACACCGCCACCCCATAGAATGCCGCCGACAACGTTATAAAGGAAGAAAATTCGATAGCGCATACTTGCCATACCAGCGACTAATGGGGCATAAGTGCGAACAATAGGCACAAAGCGGCATATGATGATCGTCGCTGGACCGTGTTTCTCGAAGAAGTCATGAGACTGCTGAATATAGGCTTGCTTGAAGAAACGACCATCAGGACGTTTGCTGAGTACATGACCAAAACGTGAACCAATGAAATAGCCAACCTGATCGCCCAAAATCGCGGCAAGAATAACCACCGGAATCACAACATAAAGTGGAGCAAATGGATCATCTTGGACAGCGAGCATACCGCTGGTAAAGAGCAGGGAATCACCAGGAAGTAATGGGAAAAGTAATCCAGATTCAATAAAAACAATAAGCGCGACGCCAAGGAGGATAAAAGAACCAAAAGGTCCAGATCCACTGAGCAAATACATAGGATCCATCCAGCTTGGGCCGAGCGACAAAACGGTCACATCAGGCACAAGTTCATTCATTTCTCCAAGTATAGAGGGTATGAGGGGATAAAGGGGATTCCCAACCGGGTATGGTTGTACGCAATAATTACGTACCAAAATTACGCACCGAGAGACCGGGCGAGTGCGCTACAATTCTTATATGTCTCATACCGCCCATAATCATGCACATGATGGTCACAATCATGATCACGCACATCCTTCTCGTGGATTGCGCGCACTACTAATTGTGCTGGGCTTTACCACAATAATTTTCTTAGCAGAACTGATCGGTGGCTTATGGTCGCAATCTCTTGCGTTGCTTTCCGACGCCATGCATATGCTCAGTGACTCCACCGGGCTTATCGTTGCTGTCATTGCGATTATCATTGGGAAACGAAAAGCAACCCCAGTAGCCACCTATGGCTACCGACGCATTGAAGTAATAGCAGCTCTCATCAATGCAGCAGCTGTATCAGCAATTTCAGTATGGATTGTGATCGAAGCACTCTCGCGATTGCGCAGCCACGAAGAAGTCAACACCACCATGATGCTCATCATCGGCACCATCGGTCTTATAGCAAATATCTTTGGGGCCTTGGTACTACACAATCATGCCGAAGAAAATATCAACATCCAAGGCGCATTTTTACATGTGCTCGTTGATCTCTTTGGGTCAGTGGCGGTTATTCTTGCAGCAATAATTATGCAATTCACTGGTTTTTCTGGGGCAGATACGATTGCGTCACTGATTATTGCAGTGCTCATTTTGCCACGGTCAATATCCTTGCTTTCTCGCGCCTATAAGATCCTTATGGAACACGCACCAGCGAATATAGACGTCGACAAGCTCGCACAAGAGCTACGCGCTGTCCCTACTGTTCAAGCTATCCATGATCTGCACGTATGGTCAGTCAATGGGGAAGAAGCTCTAGCGACCTGCCATGTGGTCATTGATACGGATAATAGCAGTAATTGTACGGTGCTAGATAAAGTGCAACAGGTTTTTTCCGAACATGGAATTGAACATTCCACAGTACAGATAGAGTCCCATGCGCACTATGCGCATGAGGAAGTATGTCACTAATAAGGCGCAGTGTGGTTTAGCTTGGCACGCTAGCGCCAGGCGCATAGCCCGTCTAGACTCAAAGTCATGGCTTTTTCGACTCCGAGCTACAATCTCATTGATCTATTCAATCGCATTGATCGTGGTGACCTGCAACTTCCTGATTTTCAGCGTTCGTTTCGGTGGGATGTCGATCGTATCCGAGCCCTCCTCGTGACCGTACTGCGCGGCTATCCCATGGGCTCTTTCATGGCTCTCGATACGCGCAACGAAAAGCCAAGATTTAAGCCACGCGCCTTAGAAGGCGCTCCAGACACAGGCAATGCTCCAGGTCTATTGCTACTCGACGGGCAGCAAAGACTCACCACCCTCTACCAATGCTTAAGAGGCGAAGGCATGGTGCAGAGCGTTGATTTTCGTCAAAAGAAAGTGCAACGCAAGTATTATTTGGACATTAAAAAAGCCATCTCTAGCCCAGTGCTGCCAGAAGAAGCAGTGATTAGCGTGGGAGCTGATGGCATGGTCAAGTCCCACTATGGTCCGCACGTTACAGATGGGCTGCATAGTCGAGAAGATGAAATTGCTGCTGGTCTTATTCCTATCTCAGTATTGCTGTCTGATTCTGGCACGGATTTTCTCTTTGATCTATCGCGCGACGCTGATGAGCATACCCGTGAAGAAATAAAAAAATTTAATAATAAAGTCATCAAACCTCTGGTCAGCTATGCCGTTCCTATGATCCGCCTCGACCGAGAAACAGCTCAAGAAGGCATTGGTTCCATTTTTGCCCAGGTCAATAGCCTAGGACTACGCATGGATGTCTTTGAGCTTTTGACCGCGGTATTCCAGTTAGAAGATGCGTCGTTTAGCTTACAAGAAGACTGGGCAGCTACTGAGAAAATACTGCGTAAATACCCAGCGCTAGACGGAATTGGACAAACAGAGTTTCTTACCTCAGTTGCGCTGCATGCCACCGCACTAACAGGGCATGCCGACGGACATCGAGAAGCAATTTTGCACCTGAGTCTGGCGCAATACAAAGAATCAGCACGCATCATGCGCTCAGCTTTTAATGAAGCAGCTAACTTTATGGCGCAGCGATGTATTTTTACTACTT harbors:
- a CDS encoding DedA family protein, with the protein product MNELVPDVTVLSLGPSWMDPMYLLSGSGPFGSFILLGVALIVFIESGLLFPLLPGDSLLFTSGMLAVQDDPFAPLYVVIPVVILAAILGDQVGYFIGSRFGHVLSKRPDGRFFKQAYIQQSHDFFEKHGPATIIICRFVPIVRTYAPLVAGMASMRYRIFFLYNVVGGILWGGGVTLLGAWLGNYDFVRDNIEAIFLVIVFLSITPGIYGMAKQFFARRKAEKAENNQE
- a CDS encoding cation diffusion facilitator family transporter is translated as MSHTAHNHAHDGHNHDHAHPSRGLRALLIVLGFTTIIFLAELIGGLWSQSLALLSDAMHMLSDSTGLIVAVIAIIIGKRKATPVATYGYRRIEVIAALINAAAVSAISVWIVIEALSRLRSHEEVNTTMMLIIGTIGLIANIFGALVLHNHAEENINIQGAFLHVLVDLFGSVAVILAAIIMQFTGFSGADTIASLIIAVLILPRSISLLSRAYKILMEHAPANIDVDKLAQELRAVPTVQAIHDLHVWSVNGEEALATCHVVIDTDNSSNCTVLDKVQQVFSEHGIEHSTVQIESHAHYAHEEVCH
- a CDS encoding DUF262 domain-containing protein; translated protein: MAFSTPSYNLIDLFNRIDRGDLQLPDFQRSFRWDVDRIRALLVTVLRGYPMGSFMALDTRNEKPRFKPRALEGAPDTGNAPGLLLLDGQQRLTTLYQCLRGEGMVQSVDFRQKKVQRKYYLDIKKAISSPVLPEEAVISVGADGMVKSHYGPHVTDGLHSREDEIAAGLIPISVLLSDSGTDFLFDLSRDADEHTREEIKKFNNKVIKPLVSYAVPMIRLDRETAQEGIGSIFAQVNSLGLRMDVFELLTAVFQLEDASFSLQEDWAATEKILRKYPALDGIGQTEFLTSVALHATALTGHADGHREAILHLSLAQYKESARIMRSAFNEAANFMAQRCIFTTSHVPYTVQLVPLAVIIALLADTPGVLSKQESWNKLNRWFWCGVFGELYGASSLIERSAADVNEVTQWIKAGVVQEEKQETESQLVPRSVRTARFVESRLLSAGIRSGLYKGIYALIMGRGARDWHSAQVFNQHTFPTMGVHFRPIFPIDWCTEHGISPVLAQSVLNRTPMSRKTHVVVEHSSPSRYLYRLQAKSLLSDAEFDEVLETHLLDPQSLFTDRAEEFFRDRRQRLTEMIEHAMGHPAVRDVDESDLSAGEEGPNAFAS